The Variovorax paradoxus B4 genome includes a region encoding these proteins:
- a CDS encoding FadR/GntR family transcriptional regulator, with protein MTAHPFVLGRLERTSLAEQAVQSLLQRIQDAKLGPGSPLPSEARLGESLGVSRTVVREALRTLKGLGVIDISNGKSPTIRRELDATALGIYFSRAVQVLDNSTEDLMDVRASLEGRAAALAALRRTPEQLARMSDLVIRMQAQLRRPAVYASLDMELHLEISRASGNLLLFQIIGSIRASLEAQSRQGMERRKTEASLQQVQDAHVELVERIGNRDAEGASRCMLSHMERALRVLQKPPGVQARK; from the coding sequence ATGACCGCACACCCCTTCGTCCTAGGCCGACTGGAGAGGACTTCCCTTGCAGAGCAGGCCGTTCAGAGCCTTCTGCAGCGCATACAGGACGCGAAGCTCGGCCCGGGATCACCGCTGCCTTCGGAAGCGCGCCTGGGTGAGTCGCTCGGGGTGAGCCGAACCGTCGTGCGCGAGGCGCTGAGAACCCTGAAGGGCTTGGGTGTGATCGACATTTCGAACGGCAAGAGCCCGACGATCCGCCGCGAACTGGACGCGACTGCGCTGGGCATCTACTTTTCGCGCGCCGTGCAGGTTCTGGACAATTCCACGGAGGACTTGATGGACGTGCGGGCAAGCCTCGAGGGTCGCGCTGCAGCATTGGCAGCGCTTCGCCGCACGCCGGAGCAACTGGCCCGGATGTCTGATCTGGTGATCCGGATGCAAGCGCAGCTTCGCCGCCCCGCGGTGTACGCGTCGCTCGATATGGAGCTGCACCTGGAAATCTCGCGGGCGAGCGGAAACCTGCTGCTGTTCCAGATCATCGGATCGATCCGGGCCTCGCTGGAAGCGCAGTCGCGCCAGGGCATGGAACGGCGCAAGACAGAAGCAAGCCTGCAACAGGTGCAGGATGCCCACGTCGAACTCGTCGAGCGGATCGGCAACCGGGATGCAGAAGGTGCAAGCCGATGCATGCTCTCGCACATGGAGCGCGCGCTGAGGGTGCTCCAAAAGCCGCCTGGCGTGCAGGCCCGCAAGTAA
- a CDS encoding LysR family transcriptional regulator codes for MDRFDALQAFARVVEAGSFTKAAQTLHMSKTTVTQLVQQLEARLRVRLLNRTTRQVKVTADGAAYYDRVVRLLADLEDADASLSGASASPRGRLRVDVPTPFARMILVPALPAFHARHPEIQLDLGVSDRMVDLIGDNVDCVLRGGELTDSSLTARRVGELRLGVYAAPCYLERAGTPAHPSELEDTHHRIVGYLSARSGKVAALRMQRGGEHIELQGRHVVAVDDGNAYLAAGVAGMGVLWLPHYMAAPHVAQGELVPLFEGWHFGAMPMYVVFPPNRHVGAKLRVFIDWIDELMARHAPIAALGDA; via the coding sequence ATGGACCGATTCGATGCGCTGCAGGCCTTCGCCCGCGTGGTGGAAGCGGGCAGCTTCACCAAGGCGGCGCAGACGCTCCACATGAGCAAGACCACCGTGACCCAGCTGGTCCAGCAACTGGAGGCGCGGCTGCGCGTGAGGCTCCTGAACCGCACGACGCGCCAGGTCAAGGTCACGGCCGATGGCGCCGCCTACTACGACCGCGTGGTGCGGCTGCTCGCCGACCTGGAGGATGCAGACGCCAGCCTGTCAGGCGCCTCGGCCTCGCCAAGGGGGCGCTTGCGCGTGGACGTGCCCACCCCGTTCGCCCGCATGATCCTGGTGCCCGCATTACCGGCGTTCCATGCGCGCCATCCCGAGATCCAGCTCGACCTCGGCGTGAGCGACCGGATGGTCGACCTGATCGGGGACAACGTCGACTGCGTGCTGCGCGGCGGCGAACTCACCGATTCGTCGCTGACGGCGCGTCGCGTGGGCGAGCTGCGGCTCGGCGTCTATGCGGCGCCGTGCTACCTGGAACGCGCCGGCACACCCGCACACCCGAGCGAGCTCGAAGACACGCACCACCGCATCGTGGGCTACCTGAGCGCGCGCAGCGGCAAGGTCGCTGCGCTGCGCATGCAGCGCGGCGGCGAGCACATCGAACTGCAGGGCCGCCACGTGGTCGCGGTCGACGACGGCAATGCCTACCTCGCGGCCGGCGTGGCGGGCATGGGCGTTCTCTGGCTGCCGCACTACATGGCCGCGCCCCACGTGGCCCAGGGCGAGCTGGTGCCGCTGTTCGAGGGCTGGCACTTCGGCGCGATGCCGATGTACGTGGTGTTCCCGCCGAACCGGCATGTCGGCGCGAAGCTGCGGGTGTTCATCGATTGGATCGACGAGCTGATGGCACGCCATGCGCCGATTGCTGCGCTGGGCGATGCGTGA
- a CDS encoding RraA family protein, which yields MWKDDDELFTLMRARLFPAVVGDILDTLGFMHQFLPPAIKPVERSMVVAGRAMPVLETNCYARSEPEGKSPLSQQAFGLLFEALDDLAPNEVYVATGSAPEFALWGGLMTTRALHLKAAGAVLDGYSRDTTEVLELGLPVFSLGGYSQDQGPRGKVVDYRVPVEIRGIRVRPGDIVFGDQDGVLIIPREAEKEAISLALEKADTESSVRKAIKNGMSTVEAFKTFGVM from the coding sequence ATGTGGAAAGACGATGACGAACTGTTCACCCTGATGCGCGCGCGCCTGTTCCCTGCAGTGGTCGGCGACATCCTCGACACCCTGGGTTTCATGCACCAGTTCCTGCCCCCGGCCATCAAGCCGGTCGAACGCTCCATGGTCGTGGCGGGCCGCGCCATGCCCGTGCTGGAGACCAACTGCTATGCGCGCTCCGAACCCGAGGGCAAATCGCCGCTGAGCCAGCAGGCTTTCGGTCTGCTTTTCGAGGCGCTGGACGATCTCGCGCCGAACGAGGTCTACGTGGCAACGGGGTCGGCCCCCGAGTTCGCGCTGTGGGGAGGTCTGATGACCACGCGAGCCCTGCATCTGAAAGCAGCCGGCGCCGTTCTCGACGGGTATTCCCGTGATACGACGGAGGTTCTCGAATTGGGCCTCCCAGTGTTTTCGCTTGGCGGCTACTCCCAGGACCAGGGCCCGCGAGGCAAGGTCGTCGACTATCGCGTGCCGGTGGAGATCCGGGGAATTCGAGTTCGCCCCGGCGACATCGTCTTCGGCGACCAGGACGGCGTGCTGATCATTCCGCGCGAGGCGGAAAAGGAGGCGATCAGCCTCGCGCTAGAAAAGGCCGACACGGAAAGCAGCGTGAGAAAAGCCATCAAGAACGGCATGAGCACGGTCGAGGCATTCAAGACGTTCGGAGTGATGTGA
- a CDS encoding RidA family protein, with protein MSARNVVFPAGRQALYERNRYSPAIRSNGFLFVSGQVGSRPDGSPEPDLEAQVRLAFDNLNAILSAAGCTFDDVVDVTVFIVDPESKFETIWKVVAEYWGEAPHPTLTGIGVTWLYGFQFEIKVIAKLPDEPAAG; from the coding sequence ATGTCCGCACGCAACGTTGTCTTTCCCGCCGGCCGCCAGGCGCTCTACGAGCGCAACCGCTATTCGCCCGCCATCCGCTCCAACGGCTTTCTCTTCGTGTCGGGGCAGGTCGGCAGCCGGCCCGACGGCTCGCCGGAGCCCGACCTGGAGGCGCAGGTCCGGCTCGCGTTCGACAACCTCAACGCGATCCTCTCGGCCGCGGGCTGCACCTTCGACGACGTGGTCGACGTGACGGTCTTCATCGTCGATCCCGAATCGAAGTTCGAAACCATCTGGAAGGTGGTCGCGGAGTACTGGGGCGAGGCGCCGCACCCGACGCTGACGGGCATCGGCGTGACCTGGCTCTACGGCTTCCAGTTCGAGATCAAGGTGATCGCGAAGCTTCCAGACGAGCCCGCGGCCGGCTGA
- a CDS encoding FAD-dependent oxidoreductase, translating to MTSPSEYSFSRTIPVDESYDLVVAGGGPAGTAAAVCAARLGLKTLLVEAGGCLGGMGTSGLVASFGPVSDGERMLVGGFMKELLETMWRQKAFGPHVVREFLDGQLNRWVPFKPEHLKRILDDFAVAAGVELRFFTRLIEADVRDGRVRGVVLSNVEGLRYVKARTFVDATGDAALAALAGAECKVVLRDTDTVAPSTLCSLFGGMRWDDPAYGDDWRGIDAAKARTKTELLERAIADGHFTQADLFMPGMNKIGERTASLNAGHVFNLNPLSSRSLSDGMVFGRKLAVEYLEFFRKYVPGCADLELLATAPVMGVRDSRRVVGEFELGIEDFRNRREFPDQIAVYNRPTDVHPTDTSKAEYERFLRDFDGKDNLGRGNSVGIPYSILVPRGSQNLWVAGRCHSSDTKVHGSIRAQSAAYMMGQAVGTAAAQSVASGEPACDLDTQVLVEKLREHGAYLPQKTLARTMTR from the coding sequence ATGACCTCTCCGTCCGAATATTCCTTCAGCCGCACCATCCCCGTGGACGAAAGCTACGACCTGGTGGTGGCCGGCGGCGGCCCCGCCGGAACGGCCGCGGCCGTGTGCGCGGCCCGGCTCGGCCTGAAGACCCTGCTGGTCGAGGCCGGCGGCTGCCTGGGCGGCATGGGCACGTCGGGCCTGGTCGCGTCCTTCGGCCCGGTGTCCGATGGCGAGCGCATGCTGGTCGGCGGCTTCATGAAGGAGCTGCTGGAGACGATGTGGCGCCAGAAGGCTTTCGGCCCGCACGTGGTTCGCGAATTCCTAGACGGCCAGCTCAATCGCTGGGTGCCCTTCAAGCCCGAGCATCTGAAGCGCATCCTCGACGATTTCGCCGTCGCGGCCGGTGTCGAGCTGCGCTTCTTCACGCGGCTGATCGAAGCGGACGTGCGGGACGGGCGCGTGCGCGGCGTGGTGCTCAGCAACGTCGAGGGCCTGCGCTATGTCAAGGCGCGGACCTTCGTGGACGCCACCGGCGACGCCGCTCTGGCCGCGCTCGCGGGCGCCGAATGCAAGGTCGTGCTGCGTGACACGGACACCGTCGCGCCGAGCACGTTGTGCTCGCTCTTCGGCGGCATGCGCTGGGACGATCCGGCCTATGGCGACGACTGGCGCGGCATCGACGCGGCCAAGGCCCGCACCAAGACCGAGCTGCTGGAACGGGCCATCGCGGATGGCCACTTCACGCAGGCCGACCTCTTCATGCCGGGCATGAACAAGATCGGCGAGCGCACGGCCAGCCTGAATGCGGGCCACGTGTTCAACCTGAATCCGCTGTCCAGCCGCAGCCTGTCGGACGGCATGGTTTTCGGACGCAAGCTGGCGGTGGAATATCTGGAGTTCTTTCGCAAGTACGTGCCCGGCTGCGCCGATCTCGAGCTGCTGGCCACCGCGCCGGTGATGGGCGTGCGCGATTCGCGGCGCGTCGTCGGCGAGTTCGAGCTGGGCATCGAGGACTTTCGCAACCGGCGGGAGTTTCCCGACCAGATCGCGGTCTACAACCGGCCCACGGACGTCCACCCCACCGATACCTCCAAGGCCGAGTACGAACGCTTCCTGCGCGACTTCGACGGCAAGGACAACCTGGGCCGCGGCAACAGCGTGGGCATTCCGTACAGCATCCTGGTGCCGCGCGGCTCGCAGAACCTGTGGGTGGCGGGGCGCTGCCACTCGAGCGATACCAAGGTGCATGGGTCGATCCGCGCGCAATCGGCCGCCTACATGATGGGACAGGCCGTGGGCACCGCCGCCGCGCAGTCGGTCGCGAGCGGCGAGCCGGCCTGCGACCTCGACACGCAGGTGCTGGTCGAAAAGCTCCGGGAGCACGGCGCCTACCTGCCGCAGAAGACGCTCGCGAGAACGATGACGCGCTGA
- a CDS encoding sulfite exporter TauE/SafE family protein gives MPLSPELVAVAAPIVFVAYAVFGMTGFGAAMVAVPMLVQLIPLQVAVPLVVLFDLVATAMVGGKNWGSVSTPELKYLLPSMLLGIAIGVVLLHNVGPRWPLVGLGVFVLVVSVRNLLAGESAARPRLPRVWSLPFGMAGGVFSALFGTGGPIYTIYLARRLSDVDHFRATIAVVILLSGISRAAAFGVAGLYGKDSILGLACVLLPMSLLGLFVGSKARTLVSPERLKRLVLLLLSAAGAGAIYRGLVASG, from the coding sequence ATGCCACTATCACCTGAACTTGTTGCAGTTGCTGCGCCCATCGTCTTCGTCGCATACGCCGTATTCGGGATGACTGGATTCGGTGCGGCAATGGTGGCCGTGCCTATGCTCGTCCAGCTCATCCCGCTTCAGGTGGCGGTGCCTCTCGTGGTCCTCTTCGACCTGGTGGCGACAGCGATGGTCGGTGGCAAGAACTGGGGCAGCGTCTCCACGCCGGAATTGAAGTACCTGTTGCCGTCCATGCTGCTGGGGATTGCCATAGGGGTGGTATTGCTTCACAACGTAGGGCCGAGGTGGCCCCTGGTGGGACTCGGCGTCTTCGTGCTGGTTGTCAGCGTTCGCAATCTGCTGGCCGGTGAATCGGCGGCAAGGCCGCGGCTCCCCAGGGTATGGTCCTTGCCATTCGGGATGGCTGGCGGCGTGTTCAGCGCGCTGTTTGGTACCGGGGGACCGATCTATACGATCTATTTGGCCAGACGGCTATCTGATGTCGACCACTTCAGGGCGACGATTGCCGTCGTGATCCTTCTGAGCGGAATCAGCCGAGCCGCCGCGTTTGGTGTGGCAGGTCTTTATGGAAAGGACTCCATCCTCGGATTGGCTTGCGTCCTTCTCCCGATGTCCTTGCTCGGACTCTTCGTGGGTTCGAAGGCCAGGACCCTGGTGTCGCCTGAGCGCTTGAAGCGCCTTGTCCTGCTGCTCTTGTCGGCCGCTGGCGCTGGTGCGATCTACCGTGGTTTGGTTGCAAGCGGCTGA
- a CDS encoding Bug family tripartite tricarboxylate transporter substrate binding protein, with the protein MNAHEYGRLSRRRLLQAASLGVLAGTRAAYAQEFPTRPVKLIVPQPPGGAADRLARIFVQALEARWKQSVVVENKPGGGVVIGTLATARAAPDGHTFALLGSSLSINAAQRKDLPYDTARDLGPIARIGYFTIVLVAPADFGASNVRELIAMARKNPGALSFASNGIGTSAQLAGEMLNHMAGIQLQHVPYNGAAKMYTDMIGKQIPLGFSVASSAESFIRSGQLKVLGVTSKERSPLYPQWPAISETLPGFEAVNWAGFAAPAGVPRAVTARLADDILAVLATADVAKAMADMGIEVRPQGPDEFQAFIQSEMRRFSEITKPLNKPST; encoded by the coding sequence ATGAACGCACACGAGTACGGGCGGCTGTCTCGCCGGCGCCTGCTGCAGGCCGCATCGCTGGGCGTGCTGGCGGGAACCCGGGCTGCCTATGCCCAGGAGTTTCCGACCCGACCCGTCAAGCTGATCGTTCCGCAGCCCCCGGGCGGTGCGGCCGACCGGCTGGCGCGGATCTTTGTGCAGGCGCTGGAAGCCCGGTGGAAGCAGTCCGTGGTGGTGGAGAACAAACCGGGCGGCGGCGTGGTGATCGGAACGCTGGCGACCGCGCGCGCCGCGCCCGATGGCCACACCTTCGCCCTGCTCGGAAGCTCTCTCAGCATCAATGCCGCCCAGCGCAAGGACCTGCCGTACGACACGGCCAGGGATCTCGGGCCGATCGCGCGCATCGGCTATTTCACCATCGTGCTCGTGGCACCGGCGGACTTCGGCGCCAGCAACGTGCGCGAGCTGATCGCCATGGCCAGGAAGAACCCTGGGGCACTTTCGTTCGCATCGAACGGCATCGGCACATCCGCGCAGCTGGCCGGCGAGATGCTCAACCACATGGCGGGCATCCAGCTTCAGCACGTGCCCTACAACGGCGCGGCCAAGATGTACACCGACATGATCGGCAAGCAGATCCCGCTCGGCTTTTCGGTGGCGTCTTCCGCGGAGAGCTTCATCCGGTCGGGACAGCTCAAGGTGCTGGGCGTGACCAGCAAGGAACGCAGCCCGCTCTATCCGCAGTGGCCCGCCATCTCCGAGACGCTGCCGGGCTTCGAAGCCGTGAACTGGGCCGGCTTTGCCGCGCCGGCGGGCGTGCCGCGCGCCGTGACGGCCAGGCTGGCCGACGACATCCTTGCCGTGCTGGCGACCGCCGACGTGGCCAAGGCGATGGCCGACATGGGCATCGAGGTCAGGCCGCAAGGGCCGGACGAGTTCCAGGCCTTCATCCAGTCCGAGATGCGGCGGTTTTCCGAGATCACCAAGCCGCTCAACAAGCCATCCACCTGA
- a CDS encoding Bug family tripartite tricarboxylate transporter substrate binding protein, with protein sequence MKFSFRSKPARRRALEVAACALLGGPLLCGTALADWPADKPIRIVVPFAAGGATDLLGRALAVELTKSLKQSVIVENKPGAGGNLGAQAVAISPPDGYTLLLASGSMFTVNQFIYAKPGYTLSSFSLISKVASGPMVVTVNSDLPVKSTKELIAYVKERPAKISFASAGVGSQTHMAGESLADAAGLELLHVPYKGEGPAYGDLMAGTVQLAVANINAMSPLLKGGRLRALSVTGKERSPLLPNIPTTAEDGVPGFEYMAWFALAAPAGTPKAAIDRLLTEVKAAVAEPGMKRYLTEQGMSAAIVPPEPLKVEILSEASKWKALVEKKKLSAN encoded by the coding sequence ATGAAATTCTCGTTCAGATCCAAGCCGGCCCGTCGTCGAGCCCTGGAGGTTGCAGCATGCGCACTGCTCGGCGGCCCGCTGCTTTGCGGCACGGCACTCGCGGACTGGCCGGCGGACAAGCCGATTCGGATCGTGGTGCCTTTTGCCGCAGGCGGCGCCACTGATCTGCTCGGGCGCGCGCTGGCCGTGGAACTGACCAAGAGCCTCAAGCAAAGTGTGATCGTTGAAAACAAGCCTGGTGCAGGCGGCAACCTGGGTGCCCAGGCCGTGGCAATATCGCCGCCCGATGGCTACACACTGCTGCTGGCGTCGGGGAGCATGTTCACGGTCAACCAGTTCATCTACGCCAAGCCCGGCTACACCTTGAGCAGCTTTTCCCTGATCAGCAAGGTGGCCAGCGGTCCGATGGTGGTGACGGTGAATTCGGACCTGCCGGTGAAAAGCACGAAGGAACTGATCGCCTACGTCAAAGAGCGGCCCGCCAAGATCAGCTTCGCCTCGGCGGGGGTTGGCAGCCAGACGCACATGGCAGGCGAGTCGCTGGCAGACGCGGCAGGACTCGAGCTTCTGCATGTGCCTTACAAGGGCGAGGGCCCCGCCTATGGAGATCTGATGGCGGGCACGGTGCAACTGGCCGTTGCCAATATCAATGCGATGTCTCCGCTTCTCAAGGGCGGACGGCTCCGCGCACTTTCGGTGACGGGGAAAGAGCGGTCCCCGCTGCTTCCCAACATTCCCACCACCGCCGAGGATGGCGTCCCCGGATTCGAGTACATGGCTTGGTTCGCTCTCGCAGCGCCGGCCGGGACGCCGAAGGCGGCCATCGACCGTTTGCTCACCGAGGTGAAAGCAGCTGTTGCCGAGCCGGGGATGAAACGATACCTGACCGAACAGGGGATGTCGGCTGCCATCGTTCCACCCGAGCCGCTGAAGGTGGAGATCCTCAGTGAAGCGAGTAAGTGGAAGGCTCTCGTCGAGAAGAAAAAGCTTTCTGCCAACTGA
- a CDS encoding LysR family transcriptional regulator: MNLRHMEVFRAVMLTGGVVGAAELLHVSQPAVSKLLGQIVRQTGLILFERIKGRLIPTPEAHLLHQEIETLWRGVDRVRDVTRSLAQPDTGMLRIAVSASLAPYLVPQAMALLHAQYPRLKCRVEVLVAPIMVDALLDRSMDLAIGLLPNDHPNLIVVKRYQCTLACVMRSDHPVAGRKIVRPADLRGHRIITSPESSAYGRSLHRAYGKEAEELNLDVEVRSSTTACWFAQAGVGIAVVDRAAIAGQNFHGLAVRPFGSSERLDIHVIRNRYRPMSVVQRAFCEAFDKVWTRTPGLGGRSVSRPRARLEASRSP, translated from the coding sequence ATGAACCTGCGCCACATGGAAGTATTTCGTGCCGTGATGCTCACGGGCGGCGTCGTCGGCGCCGCGGAACTGCTGCATGTTTCGCAGCCGGCCGTGAGCAAGCTGCTCGGGCAGATCGTGCGCCAGACCGGCCTGATCCTGTTCGAGAGGATCAAGGGCCGGCTGATCCCGACCCCCGAGGCCCATCTGCTGCACCAGGAGATCGAGACCCTGTGGCGCGGCGTGGACCGGGTGCGGGACGTCACGCGCAGCCTGGCGCAACCCGACACCGGCATGCTGCGCATCGCGGTGTCCGCCAGTCTGGCGCCTTACCTGGTGCCACAGGCCATGGCGCTTCTCCATGCGCAATACCCGCGGCTCAAGTGCCGGGTCGAGGTGCTTGTCGCGCCGATCATGGTCGATGCACTGCTCGATCGCTCGATGGACCTGGCGATCGGCCTGCTGCCCAACGACCATCCGAACCTCATCGTCGTCAAGCGCTACCAGTGCACGCTCGCCTGCGTCATGCGCAGCGACCATCCCGTCGCCGGGCGCAAGATCGTCCGTCCGGCGGACCTGCGAGGCCACCGCATCATCACGTCCCCCGAAAGCAGCGCCTACGGCCGCAGCCTGCACCGGGCCTACGGCAAGGAAGCCGAGGAGCTCAACCTGGATGTCGAGGTGCGTTCGTCGACGACCGCCTGCTGGTTCGCGCAGGCCGGCGTCGGCATCGCGGTGGTGGACCGCGCCGCCATCGCGGGGCAGAACTTCCATGGCCTCGCGGTGCGGCCCTTCGGCAGCAGCGAGCGGCTCGATATCCACGTCATCCGCAACCGGTACCGCCCGATGTCGGTCGTGCAGCGCGCCTTCTGCGAAGCTTTCGACAAGGTCTGGACTCGGACGCCGGGCCTGGGCGGGCGGTCCGTCAGCCGGCCGCGGGCTCGTCTGGAAGCTTCGCGATCACCTTGA
- a CDS encoding GntR family transcriptional regulator — MNTTLEPAPQKANFSNIARHLTEAITSGHFAVGALLPTELELCKHYGTSRHTVRAALAELQQMGLVSRRKNVGTRVESAKPRASFRPSLASVDDLLQFGAEHVRVVQSIETVNAAGDLATELGCDEGVPWLRISSLRMEENDAAAPIGWTDVYIDPSYADIADLVKASPDTLISSLIEEHHGRHIAEIHQDVRAVTMEDGAVARSLQVKAGASALKIVRRYFDAQGEVFEISVSVHPADRFSVSMRLRR, encoded by the coding sequence ATGAACACGACCCTCGAACCCGCGCCGCAGAAGGCCAATTTCTCCAACATCGCGCGCCACCTGACCGAGGCCATCACGTCGGGACATTTCGCTGTGGGTGCGCTGCTGCCCACCGAACTCGAGCTCTGCAAGCACTACGGCACCAGCCGGCACACCGTGCGCGCCGCGCTGGCCGAACTGCAGCAGATGGGTCTGGTGTCGCGGCGCAAGAACGTGGGCACGCGGGTCGAGTCCGCGAAGCCGCGCGCCAGCTTCAGGCCGTCATTGGCGTCGGTGGACGATCTGCTTCAGTTCGGCGCGGAGCACGTGCGCGTCGTGCAATCGATCGAAACGGTGAACGCCGCCGGCGATCTGGCCACCGAACTGGGTTGCGACGAAGGCGTGCCGTGGCTGCGCATTTCGAGCCTGCGCATGGAAGAAAACGATGCGGCAGCGCCCATCGGGTGGACCGACGTGTACATCGACCCGAGCTACGCGGACATCGCCGACCTCGTGAAGGCATCGCCCGACACGCTGATCAGCTCGCTCATCGAGGAGCACCATGGCCGGCACATTGCCGAGATCCACCAGGATGTCCGGGCGGTCACCATGGAGGACGGGGCCGTGGCGCGATCGCTTCAGGTCAAGGCCGGCGCTTCTGCGCTGAAGATCGTCCGGCGCTACTTCGATGCCCAGGGCGAGGTGTTCGAGATTTCAGTCTCGGTGCATCCGGCGGACCGGTTTTCGGTTTCGATGCGCCTGCGCAGATGA
- a CDS encoding transporter substrate-binding domain-containing protein, which yields MTRTTTRRAALASLASLGLGAGLTVFAPFASAQSVADIKKKGEITIGMLVDFPPYGTTNAQNQPDGYDADVARLLAKDWGVKANIVPVTGPNRIPFLLTNKVDLLVASLAITPERAKQVDFSIPYAAATVVLYGAKKVDIKAASDFKGKRLGVARASVQDVTLTGMAPEGTEIRRFDDDASAMQAMLSGQVDAIGCSTTVAAQIAKRAPQDTYEQKMVLRQQVMGIVVRPGQAELKRAVDDFVTRNKANGELNKLYQKWLGTGFPSLPNS from the coding sequence ATGACTCGTACCACCACCCGCCGCGCAGCGCTGGCATCCCTCGCATCCCTGGGATTGGGCGCCGGGCTCACCGTGTTCGCACCCTTCGCCTCGGCACAGTCCGTGGCCGACATCAAGAAGAAGGGCGAGATCACCATCGGCATGCTGGTCGACTTTCCGCCCTACGGCACCACCAATGCGCAGAACCAGCCCGACGGCTACGACGCCGACGTGGCCAGGCTGCTGGCCAAGGACTGGGGCGTCAAGGCCAACATCGTGCCGGTGACCGGACCGAACCGCATTCCTTTCCTGCTGACCAACAAGGTCGACCTGCTGGTCGCGTCGCTGGCCATCACCCCGGAGCGCGCCAAGCAGGTCGATTTTTCGATTCCCTACGCGGCAGCGACCGTCGTGCTCTACGGCGCCAAGAAGGTCGACATCAAGGCTGCGTCCGACTTCAAGGGCAAGCGCCTGGGCGTGGCCCGCGCCAGCGTGCAGGACGTCACGCTGACAGGCATGGCGCCCGAAGGCACCGAGATCCGCCGTTTTGACGACGATGCTTCGGCCATGCAAGCGATGCTTTCCGGCCAGGTTGACGCGATCGGGTGCTCGACCACCGTGGCCGCGCAAATTGCCAAGCGTGCGCCTCAGGACACTTACGAACAGAAGATGGTCTTGCGCCAGCAGGTCATGGGCATCGTGGTACGCCCGGGCCAGGCGGAACTCAAGAGGGCCGTGGATGACTTTGTGACGCGCAACAAGGCCAACGGCGAGCTGAACAAGCTGTACCAGAAATGGTTGGGTACTGGCTTCCCATCGCTGCCCAACTCCTGA
- a CDS encoding HAD-IA family hydrolase, producing MSLQDFKVLTFDVVGTLIDFERGMLAYLRSAVPDARVSDEEFLGAYRQARADGKAGWYPDDLERCWHAIAPALGLPDSDALARGLRDSVAQWPAFPDSVEALKRLHKRFKLVTMTNAQQWALAHFDKTLGSPFDMLLSCDDALCEKPDARYFAYARGRFEGAWGFRQADNLHVAQSQYHDIGISKQLGIATCWIERRHAQKGSGGTIESERTEPDYHFHTLAELVDAVEAGR from the coding sequence ATGTCCCTGCAGGATTTCAAGGTTCTCACTTTCGACGTCGTCGGCACGTTGATCGATTTCGAGCGCGGCATGCTCGCCTACCTCCGCTCGGCGGTGCCCGATGCACGCGTGAGCGACGAGGAATTCCTGGGCGCCTACCGCCAGGCACGCGCCGACGGCAAGGCCGGCTGGTACCCCGACGACCTGGAGCGCTGCTGGCACGCCATCGCACCCGCGCTGGGCCTGCCCGACAGCGATGCGCTGGCCCGCGGCCTGCGCGATTCGGTGGCGCAATGGCCGGCCTTCCCGGACTCGGTGGAGGCACTGAAGCGGCTGCACAAGCGCTTCAAGCTGGTGACGATGACCAACGCGCAGCAATGGGCGCTGGCCCATTTCGACAAGACGCTGGGCTCGCCCTTCGACATGCTGCTGAGCTGCGACGATGCGCTGTGCGAGAAGCCCGACGCACGCTACTTCGCCTACGCGCGCGGCCGCTTCGAGGGCGCCTGGGGCTTCAGGCAGGCCGACAACCTGCACGTGGCGCAAAGCCAGTACCACGACATCGGCATCTCCAAACAGCTGGGCATCGCCACTTGCTGGATCGAGCGCCGCCATGCGCAGAAGGGATCGGGGGGCACCATCGAGTCCGAACGCACCGAGCCCGACTACCACTTCCACACGCTGGCCGAACTGGTGGATGCGGTCGAGGCGGGCCGCTGA